The proteins below come from a single uncultured Dethiosulfovibrio sp. genomic window:
- a CDS encoding NCS2 family permease codes for MTSWIENRFKVKETGSDIRTEVMAGITTFMTMGYIIFVNPDILSKTGMPFGPLMVATCLASAIATLMMAFMANYPIALSSGMGLNAFFAFSVVLGMNIPWEVALAAIFIEGVIFILLTLTKVREAVVNSIPKSLKIGISTGIGFFIALIGLQGAGLIVGNPATLVSLGSLGSKPAILAMVGFVIMMALEAHKVKGAILWGILAVTAMAIPLGVASMPQGIVSMPPSISPIFMKIDFSQIASGTFWVIVFTFFFVDFFDTVGTLVGVTNRAGLLDANGNLPRAREALMADAVGTTVGAVLGTSTVTAFVESASGVEQGGRTGLTAMVTAILFLLAIFFSPIVSVVPACATAPALVMVGIYMMMSLKDLDFSSFTDIVPASVAIFMMPFSYSIATGIEFGILTFVALKFTACRKNEISPVMWGLFAIFLLKELLV; via the coding sequence GTGACAAGTTGGATTGAGAACCGTTTCAAGGTGAAGGAAACGGGAAGCGACATAAGGACGGAGGTAATGGCTGGCATTACCACCTTTATGACAATGGGTTATATTATTTTCGTTAACCCTGATATTCTGTCCAAAACAGGTATGCCTTTTGGACCTCTTATGGTGGCGACCTGTTTAGCCAGTGCTATCGCTACCTTGATGATGGCCTTTATGGCCAATTACCCTATAGCCCTTTCCTCCGGTATGGGATTGAACGCTTTCTTCGCTTTTTCCGTAGTTCTCGGGATGAATATCCCCTGGGAGGTCGCTCTAGCCGCGATTTTCATCGAGGGAGTCATATTCATACTCCTCACCCTTACCAAGGTAAGGGAGGCGGTGGTAAACAGCATCCCTAAGTCGCTTAAAATAGGGATATCGACGGGTATAGGCTTCTTTATAGCCCTGATAGGCCTTCAAGGAGCGGGGCTCATCGTAGGAAACCCGGCTACTTTGGTATCTCTGGGAAGTTTAGGATCCAAGCCCGCTATTTTGGCCATGGTGGGATTCGTCATTATGATGGCCCTTGAGGCCCATAAGGTTAAAGGGGCTATTCTGTGGGGTATTCTGGCGGTGACGGCGATGGCTATCCCTCTCGGCGTTGCCTCTATGCCTCAGGGAATCGTGTCTATGCCTCCTTCCATAAGCCCTATATTCATGAAGATAGATTTTTCACAGATCGCATCCGGTACTTTCTGGGTAATCGTGTTTACCTTCTTCTTCGTCGACTTTTTCGATACTGTAGGGACCTTGGTCGGGGTTACCAACAGAGCGGGACTGTTGGACGCCAACGGCAACCTTCCTAGAGCCAGAGAGGCTCTGATGGCCGATGCCGTTGGGACAACCGTCGGTGCGGTCCTCGGGACCTCCACGGTAACCGCTTTTGTCGAGAGTGCCAGCGGAGTGGAACAGGGAGGCAGAACCGGTCTAACCGCCATGGTTACGGCGATACTGTTCCTTCTCGCCATTTTCTTCAGCCCGATAGTCTCCGTCGTGCCAGCCTGTGCTACCGCTCCTGCTCTGGTTATGGTCGGTATCTACATGATGATGAGCCTCAAGGATCTGGATTTCTCCAGCTTTACGGACATAGTTCCTGCCTCTGTGGCTATCTTCATGATGCCCTTCAGCTACAGCATAGCCACAGGGATAGAGTTTGGCATCCTCACCTTCGTCGCACTGAAGTTCACAGCCTGTCGTAAAAACGAGATAAGCCCGGTTATGTGGGGACTTTTCGCTATCTTCCTTCTCAAAGAACTTCTCGTCTAA
- the frr gene encoding ribosome recycling factor, which yields MSDSTGKFDLEEKMEKAVDFLRNEFVGIRTGRAHPGLVSDIKVDYYGAPTPIKQLATVSVPEGRTLLIAPFDKTALKDVEKGILASDLGVTPQNDGQVIRLNLPELTGDRRKELTKMVNKLSEEARIAVRNLRRDCNDFYKKKETAGEISEDQLRDFLDDVQKITDRYIDKIDVAMKEKEEEILTKF from the coding sequence ATGAGCGACAGTACTGGTAAGTTCGACCTGGAAGAAAAGATGGAAAAAGCGGTAGACTTTCTTAGAAACGAATTTGTGGGTATCCGTACAGGAAGGGCCCATCCCGGTCTGGTTAGCGATATCAAGGTGGACTACTATGGAGCTCCTACCCCTATAAAACAGCTGGCCACGGTGAGCGTACCTGAGGGGCGAACTCTGTTGATAGCCCCATTTGATAAAACTGCTCTGAAGGACGTGGAGAAAGGTATACTCGCCTCTGACCTGGGGGTGACCCCTCAAAACGACGGTCAGGTTATAAGGCTAAACCTGCCGGAACTCACAGGAGACCGTCGTAAGGAACTCACCAAGATGGTGAACAAACTCTCCGAAGAGGCCCGTATCGCCGTCCGCAACCTCCGCAGGGACTGTAACGACTTCTACAAGAAAAAGGAGACCGCTGGAGAGATAAGCGAGGACCAGCTTAGGGATTTCCTCGACGATGTCCAGAAGATCACCGATCGCTATATCGACAAAATAGACGTAGCGATGAAGGAAAAAGAGGAAGAAATCCTCACAAAGTTTTAA
- the pyrH gene encoding UMP kinase: protein MTGVTYKRILLKLSGEVLAGSQGFGLDFDAIRGISSQIAEVAKAGVEVGLVVGGGNFLRGKQAVDEGIERAQADYMGMLGTVINSLALQDVLEKQGIPTRVQAAIQMQEIAEPYIRRRALRHMDKGRVLIFSAGTGSPYFSTDTAAALRAAEIGAHCLVKATKVDGIYDKDPMKNPDAVLYTKLTYMEALRQRIEVMDAAAYSLCMENKIPIVVMNVLEDGRLADFLIRGRKIGTIVSEE from the coding sequence ATGACAGGAGTAACTTACAAGAGGATCCTTCTAAAGCTATCAGGCGAGGTTTTAGCAGGTAGCCAGGGTTTTGGGCTCGATTTCGACGCTATAAGGGGTATCTCTTCCCAGATAGCCGAAGTGGCCAAGGCGGGAGTAGAGGTTGGTCTCGTGGTTGGGGGAGGCAACTTCCTGAGAGGTAAACAGGCGGTAGACGAGGGAATAGAGAGGGCCCAGGCGGACTATATGGGAATGCTGGGGACGGTCATAAACTCCCTCGCCCTTCAGGATGTCCTCGAGAAACAGGGGATACCGACCAGGGTTCAGGCGGCCATCCAGATGCAGGAGATAGCCGAACCCTACATAAGACGGAGAGCCCTCAGGCACATGGATAAGGGAAGGGTCCTTATCTTCTCCGCTGGCACAGGATCGCCCTACTTTTCTACCGATACCGCTGCTGCCCTCAGAGCCGCTGAGATAGGGGCACACTGTCTGGTGAAAGCCACTAAAGTAGACGGAATATACGATAAAGATCCTATGAAAAACCCCGACGCCGTTCTCTACACCAAGTTGACCTACATGGAAGCCCTAAGACAGAGAATTGAGGTTATGGACGCAGCTGCTTACTCCCTTTGCATGGAGAATAAAATACCTATAGTCGTCATGAACGTCCTTGAGGATGGCCGTCTGGCGGATTTCTTGATAAGAGGCCGTAAGATTGGTACTATAGTCTCGGAAGAGTAA
- the tsf gene encoding translation elongation factor Ts, with protein sequence MAISASDVKDLRERTGCGMMDCKKALVECEGNMEKAVDLLREKGLAKAAKKADRVAKEGRVFSYIHTTGKIGVLLELDCETDFVAKTDEFQLLGHEISMHIAAAAPLYVSPDDVPADELEREKEVYRQQALQDGKPESMLDKIAEGRVRKFYETICLLEQPWVKDGDKKIGDLLMDAVAKLGENMVIRRFARFTIGE encoded by the coding sequence ATGGCAATCAGCGCTTCTGACGTCAAGGATCTTAGAGAACGTACCGGTTGTGGCATGATGGACTGCAAAAAGGCTCTCGTGGAGTGCGAGGGCAATATGGAGAAAGCCGTCGACCTTCTTCGTGAGAAAGGTCTTGCCAAAGCCGCAAAAAAAGCGGATAGAGTGGCGAAAGAGGGAAGGGTGTTCTCCTACATCCACACCACCGGCAAGATCGGAGTCCTTCTCGAACTGGATTGTGAGACCGACTTCGTCGCCAAGACCGACGAGTTCCAGCTTCTGGGACACGAGATCTCCATGCACATCGCCGCTGCCGCTCCCCTTTACGTCTCCCCTGACGATGTCCCTGCGGACGAGCTTGAGAGGGAGAAGGAAGTTTATCGTCAGCAGGCCCTCCAGGACGGCAAGCCGGAGAGCATGCTCGATAAAATTGCCGAGGGCAGGGTTAGAAAGTTTTACGAGACTATCTGTCTTCTTGAGCAGCCGTGGGTAAAAGACGGTGACAAGAAGATAGGTGATCTGTTGATGGACGCCGTCGCCAAACTCGGCGAGAACATGGTTATCCGTCGTTTTGCCCGTTTCACCATAGGCGAGTAA
- the rpsB gene encoding 30S ribosomal protein S2 has product MSVVSMKQLLECGVHFGHQTRRWNPKMKPYIFTERNGVYIIDLQKTVKGLEKSYSFLREVAKEGGSVLFVGTKRQAQDTIKEEAARCGQHYINQRWLGGMLTNFQTIRKRVLRMVELDRMESDGSWDNLTKKEVVLLKKQKEKLEKYLLGIKNMKAVPDALFIIDPRREDIAVKEARKMGIPVISIVDTNCDPEVIDYPIPGNDDAIRAIKLISGLMASAVIEGRQGVDGADDGADDDADGNSIIEVKEKLTEAYGDDTAEGEDK; this is encoded by the coding sequence ATGTCCGTAGTAAGCATGAAGCAGCTTTTGGAGTGCGGTGTCCACTTCGGCCACCAGACCCGCAGATGGAACCCCAAGATGAAGCCCTATATCTTCACCGAGAGAAACGGGGTCTACATCATCGACCTTCAGAAGACCGTAAAAGGTCTTGAGAAGTCCTATTCCTTCCTCAGAGAGGTCGCTAAAGAGGGCGGAAGCGTCCTTTTCGTAGGGACCAAGAGACAGGCCCAGGACACCATAAAAGAAGAAGCTGCCCGTTGCGGTCAGCACTACATAAACCAGCGTTGGCTCGGTGGTATGCTCACCAACTTCCAGACCATCCGTAAAAGGGTTCTCCGTATGGTCGAGCTCGATCGTATGGAGTCCGACGGCTCCTGGGACAACCTCACCAAAAAAGAGGTCGTCCTCCTCAAGAAGCAGAAGGAAAAGCTTGAGAAGTACCTTCTCGGAATCAAGAACATGAAGGCCGTTCCTGACGCTCTTTTCATCATCGATCCCAGGAGAGAGGATATCGCCGTCAAAGAGGCCAGAAAGATGGGCATTCCGGTGATCTCCATAGTCGACACCAACTGCGATCCTGAGGTCATCGACTACCCCATCCCGGGCAACGACGACGCTATCAGAGCTATCAAGCTGATCTCCGGCCTCATGGCCAGTGCGGTGATAGAGGGACGTCAGGGTGTCGACGGCGCTGACGACGGAGCCGACGACGATGCCGACGGAAATAGCATCATTGAAGTAAAGGAAAAGCTCACCGAGGCCTACGGCGACGATACCGCTGAGGGCGAAGATAAGTAG
- a CDS encoding metal-sensitive transcriptional regulator, which translates to MEPLKDRTEDVSPDRKAMLNRLKRVEGQIRGIQRMIVEEKDCCDVLLQLSAARKAMQNTCIEIVKNYMSQCMVSKEEDGTVDVDRLQKLIEALVEIAPIKQGQEE; encoded by the coding sequence TTGGAACCTTTGAAGGATAGAACAGAAGACGTGTCCCCAGATAGAAAAGCCATGTTGAACAGGCTTAAAAGGGTAGAGGGACAGATAAGAGGAATACAGAGGATGATCGTCGAGGAGAAGGACTGTTGCGATGTATTACTTCAGCTTTCGGCGGCCAGAAAAGCGATGCAGAACACCTGCATTGAGATAGTCAAAAACTACATGTCCCAGTGTATGGTGTCCAAAGAAGAGGACGGAACTGTCGACGTAGACCGGCTACAGAAGCTCATAGAGGCGTTGGTAGAGATAGCTCCGATAAAACAGGGACAAGAAGAATAG
- a CDS encoding ABC transporter substrate-binding protein, which translates to MVLSLTIGLLCLFANPSVSMADSPKVVSLYAGHSESLLALGYGNRLVGVSQSDDPGLFPGRVRLPVRFDPESIIALSPDLVLIRPMIETVNRRAVETLRRSGLTVISMDPSSWDGLEDYVRRLSELMEGDAVESVAKLRIEISELTEMSSERRGGRVKKVYFLETGEGGVRTCSPTSWAAGVLSLAGLENGAPDAEPIKNGSPLAYYGLERLLSLSSKGLDLYIVQKGTMNDVDEDDVTYRPWMKAFKGTELVFIDERDLTRPSLFRLEKTVKMLVETAYGEKR; encoded by the coding sequence ATGGTTCTTTCGCTGACAATAGGGTTGCTCTGTCTCTTTGCTAATCCGTCGGTCTCTATGGCCGATTCCCCAAAGGTGGTATCCCTTTACGCCGGTCACAGCGAATCCCTGCTGGCCCTGGGGTACGGGAATAGGCTGGTCGGAGTCTCTCAGTCCGACGACCCCGGTCTTTTTCCAGGCAGGGTAAGGCTGCCTGTGAGGTTCGATCCCGAGTCCATAATAGCCCTGTCCCCGGACCTCGTGTTGATAAGGCCGATGATAGAGACGGTGAACCGCAGGGCGGTGGAAACCCTGAGAAGATCGGGCCTGACGGTGATCTCGATGGATCCGTCGTCCTGGGATGGCCTTGAGGACTACGTCAGGAGGCTCTCCGAACTGATGGAGGGAGATGCTGTGGAGTCGGTTGCAAAGCTTCGGATTGAGATATCCGAGCTTACCGAGATGTCCTCTGAGAGGCGAGGTGGCAGGGTAAAAAAGGTTTACTTCCTGGAGACCGGAGAAGGAGGCGTAAGGACCTGTTCGCCAACTAGCTGGGCGGCAGGGGTCCTCTCTCTGGCGGGGCTTGAAAACGGCGCACCGGACGCAGAGCCGATAAAAAACGGAAGCCCTCTGGCTTATTACGGCCTTGAGAGGCTTCTATCTCTGTCGTCGAAGGGACTGGACCTGTATATAGTCCAGAAAGGGACTATGAACGACGTGGACGAGGACGACGTAACCTATAGACCTTGGATGAAAGCCTTTAAAGGCACCGAATTGGTCTTTATCGACGAGAGAGATCTGACCCGTCCCTCTCTCTTCCGTCTCGAGAAAACGGTCAAGATGCTGGTCGAGACGGCATACGGTGAAAAAAGATGA
- a CDS encoding ABC transporter ATP-binding protein codes for MLDSDKRKGKILNGLAIEDLKSLYLGGGGVEAVSGVVHEGSITAVIGPNGSGKSTLLRAVAGLMGFSGKVRFRDLDLSRLSRSVMARTVAFVDQSPQMAYPFSVLEVLRMGRLPYGRNEPYSTESVERACDAADSMDLTGLLDRPVTQLSGGERQRVAVARAFVQDCPVVLLDEPSSALDPGHGAALFKLLQRATESGKAVLVTVHDVNLAVAFADSVWAMKGGKVIAQGAPRQVVDVGLLFQLYGIEFHRYDDERGGSRWFFR; via the coding sequence TTGCTGGATTCTGATAAAAGAAAGGGGAAGATCTTGAACGGTCTGGCTATAGAGGATCTAAAGTCCCTCTACCTCGGTGGCGGAGGGGTTGAGGCCGTATCAGGTGTGGTCCATGAGGGAAGTATAACCGCCGTCATAGGGCCAAACGGAAGTGGAAAAAGCACCTTACTCAGGGCGGTAGCTGGATTGATGGGGTTCTCCGGGAAGGTTAGGTTTAGGGATCTAGATCTGTCCAGGCTTTCCAGATCCGTTATGGCACGGACCGTCGCTTTCGTCGATCAGAGCCCTCAGATGGCCTACCCTTTCTCCGTTTTGGAGGTCCTCAGAATGGGGAGGCTGCCTTACGGCAGAAACGAGCCCTACAGCACAGAGTCCGTCGAGAGAGCCTGTGATGCCGCTGATTCCATGGATCTTACAGGGCTTCTCGATCGGCCTGTAACCCAGCTATCCGGTGGTGAAAGGCAGAGAGTCGCGGTCGCCAGGGCGTTTGTTCAGGACTGCCCCGTTGTCCTTTTGGACGAACCCTCCTCCGCCCTAGACCCAGGTCACGGTGCTGCCCTCTTTAAACTGCTTCAGAGGGCCACCGAATCGGGGAAGGCGGTGCTGGTCACCGTTCACGACGTAAATCTGGCCGTTGCCTTTGCCGATAGTGTATGGGCTATGAAAGGCGGCAAGGTTATAGCCCAGGGCGCCCCCCGTCAGGTCGTCGACGTAGGGCTGCTTTTTCAGCTCTACGGTATAGAGTTCCACCGTTACGACGATGAAAGAGGAGGCTCTAGATGGTTCTTTCGCTGA
- a CDS encoding iron ABC transporter permease: MVLSSTKGRDRAYWILFVLLSVCLVGVFLIRMISGEMELSSSQVFLSLFFPDSQGVQVNLVVRDIRLPRLLASVGSGASLALSGVILQALLSNPLAEPYTLGIASGAAFGASLAILIGWYVSLAAFLGALGAMGLVSLLAWRSGGSSGHTILAGIVVGSTLSAGVTLAKALAGEKVGGIVFWLMGSFAGASWGNVLFVWGGVLVTLSAWWFSSDLDAISLGGSNPSVLGVEEKKLRALLLSSSALATASVVSSFGVIGFVGLVIPHLIRIIIGASHRSLIPLSFMAGGMLLSVADGFARGLGELPVGVLTSLVGGPFFCWILIKERGRS; this comes from the coding sequence ATGGTGTTAAGCAGTACCAAGGGAAGGGATAGAGCCTATTGGATTCTTTTCGTCCTCCTCTCCGTCTGCCTGGTCGGGGTTTTTTTGATACGAATGATCTCAGGGGAGATGGAGTTATCGTCATCTCAGGTGTTTCTCTCCCTTTTTTTTCCGGACAGCCAAGGTGTTCAGGTTAATCTGGTGGTCAGGGATATCCGGTTGCCTAGGCTACTGGCCTCCGTGGGCAGCGGCGCATCTCTGGCCCTATCGGGAGTCATTTTACAGGCCCTTCTGTCCAATCCTCTGGCGGAGCCCTACACCTTAGGTATAGCCTCCGGTGCCGCTTTCGGTGCGTCTTTGGCTATCCTTATCGGCTGGTATGTGTCCCTAGCCGCCTTTTTAGGTGCTCTCGGAGCGATGGGGCTGGTGTCCCTTCTGGCCTGGAGGTCCGGCGGATCGTCGGGACATACTATATTGGCCGGTATAGTGGTGGGATCCACCCTTTCCGCCGGAGTGACCTTGGCCAAGGCTTTGGCAGGTGAAAAGGTCGGTGGTATAGTGTTCTGGCTCATGGGAAGTTTTGCCGGTGCGTCCTGGGGAAACGTCCTGTTCGTCTGGGGAGGGGTCTTGGTAACCTTATCTGCATGGTGGTTTTCATCCGATCTAGACGCTATATCATTAGGCGGGTCTAATCCATCGGTGCTTGGGGTGGAGGAAAAAAAGCTGAGGGCACTTTTATTGTCCTCCTCTGCCCTGGCAACTGCCTCGGTGGTATCCTCCTTTGGAGTAATAGGCTTCGTGGGACTGGTGATCCCCCACCTCATACGGATAATAATAGGGGCTTCTCACAGGTCGTTAATTCCTCTCTCCTTTATGGCGGGAGGCATGTTGTTGTCCGTCGCCGACGGTTTCGCAAGGGGCTTAGGAGAGCTCCCTGTGGGAGTTCTGACGTCTCTCGTGGGAGGTCCGTTTTTTTGCTGGATTCTGATAAAAGAAAGGGGAAGATCTTGA
- a CDS encoding sirohydrochlorin cobaltochelatase, with protein MEKKGVLMVSFGTTVSSGQRAIDNLYSILKSSCPGVEVRLAYTSNIIRRKLAKEGVDIDSPMIALSKMRDEGFSDVVVVSTHIIPGEEYCDLQAVVEGFRSIEGKYGFDRLVLSEPLLYKEEDFEAMAGFLSRTYGSKVDEDSAVALMGHGSPHFANSAYGQLQVVLDDLAPGFIVGTVEGTPELGHVISRLNHSKGRKVTLVPFMMVAGDHATNDMAGPEDDSWSTVLKGKGFRVSSVLKGLGEYDEIGAMVVRKFRSVAGKGF; from the coding sequence GTGGAAAAGAAAGGCGTTTTGATGGTGTCCTTTGGGACGACGGTCTCCTCTGGTCAGAGGGCTATCGATAATCTGTACTCGATCCTCAAATCCTCCTGTCCAGGTGTGGAGGTAAGGCTGGCCTACACGTCCAACATAATACGTCGTAAACTGGCGAAAGAGGGAGTTGATATCGATAGCCCTATGATCGCCCTGTCAAAGATGAGAGATGAGGGATTCTCCGACGTCGTCGTGGTATCCACCCACATCATTCCTGGAGAGGAATACTGCGATCTACAGGCGGTCGTAGAGGGATTTCGGTCCATAGAGGGTAAATACGGCTTTGACCGGCTGGTTCTCTCCGAGCCACTTCTCTACAAAGAGGAGGACTTCGAGGCGATGGCGGGATTCCTGAGCAGGACTTACGGTTCAAAGGTGGACGAGGACAGCGCGGTAGCCCTTATGGGACACGGTTCTCCCCACTTCGCCAACTCCGCCTACGGTCAGCTCCAGGTGGTGCTCGACGATCTAGCTCCCGGTTTTATAGTCGGCACTGTGGAGGGAACTCCTGAACTGGGCCACGTCATAAGCCGCCTCAATCACAGTAAGGGGAGAAAAGTTACCTTGGTCCCATTTATGATGGTCGCCGGAGACCACGCCACCAACGACATGGCGGGCCCTGAGGACGATTCTTGGTCTACCGTCCTTAAAGGGAAGGGTTTCAGGGTCTCCTCCGTACTTAAAGGACTGGGAGAGTACGACGAAATCGGTGCAATGGTCGTCCGCAAGTTTCGCTCCGTCGCAGGGAAAGGTTTTTAG